The following coding sequences are from one Triticum dicoccoides isolate Atlit2015 ecotype Zavitan chromosome 4A, WEW_v2.0, whole genome shotgun sequence window:
- the LOC119289406 gene encoding uncharacterized protein OsI_031781-like: protein MAMVKNIACTLFLAAIVVAATLVPAASAAGDKSIEEMDSSIKKAFDAVIAAAPASKRSAVESFVLKQKVAATASLNEAAGDKKKLDEIVTAYKMASDAVLAAKPADKYAVFDKTFSEAGHPPTVKAVDALENSFKEAIGDVVAAAPAPQQDEMKALVFQQTVVAANMLAQSAKDKKLFAAVTTAYKVASDAVLAAAPADKYSVMEKTFAEAADVKAA from the coding sequence ATGGCCATGGTCAAGAACATTGCATGCACATTGTTCCTTGCTGCCATTGTGGTGGCAGCCACATTGGTACCGGCGGCAAGCGCCGCCGGCGACAAATCCATTGAAGAGATGGATTCATCCATCAAGAAGGCCTttgacgcggtcatcgccgccgccccagcatccaaAAGGTCTGCAGTAGAATCTTTCGTGCTCAAGCAGAAAGTCGCTGCCACCGCCTCGCTCAATGAGGCCGCTGGAGATAAGAAGAAACTTGATGAAATTGTCACTGCCTATAAGATGGCCTCCGATGCGGTCCTTGCCGCTAAACCCGCCGACAAATATGCCGTATTTGACAAAACCTTCAGCGAGGCTGGTCATCCTCCCACCGTGAAGGCCGTCGACGCATTGGAGAATTCCTTCAAGGAGGCCATTGGTGATGTCGTCGCTGCTGCCCCAGCACCACAACAGGACGAAATGAAAGCCCTCGTCTTCCAGCAGACCGTCGTCGCTGCCAACATGCTTGCCCAGTCTGCAAAGGACAAGAAGCTATTTGCTGCGGTTACCACCGCCTACAAGGTGGCTTCTGATGCGGTCCTTGCCGCTGCGCCCGCCGACAAGTATTCCGTAATGGAAAAAACCTTCGCGGAGGCTGCTGATGTCAAAGCAGCATGA